TCGTGGAGACCGGCGGCGCCACCGTCGCCGAGGCGCGCTCGCACGCCGAGCGGATCATGCGCGCCGCCGACGCCCTGGACGGCACGGTCGTGGACGACCCGGCCGGGGTCCGGGCCCTGTGGCGGGTACGGGAGGACGCGTCGGGCACCGCGACACGCAGCGCCGACGGGGGAGAGGCGTGGCCGGGCTGGGAGGACTGCGCCGTACCGCCCGACCGACTCGGCGCGTACCTGCGGGACTTCCGCGCGCTGCTCGCCGAACACGGGCTGCGCGGCACGCCCTACGGGCACTTCGGCGACGGCTGCATCCATGTCCGCATCGACTTCGACCTGTTGAGCACCGACGGTGTGCGGCGCTTCCGCCGCTTCTCCGAGGACGTCGCCGGGCTGGTCGTCGCGCACGGCGGCTCGCTCTCCGGGGAGCACGGCGACGGGCTGGCGCGTTCGGAGCTGCTGCCGAAGATGTACGGGGACGAACTCACCGGCCTCTTCGGGCAGTTCAAGGACGTGTGGGATCCGGCGGGCGGCCTGAACCCCGGTTCGATCGCGCGGCCCGCCCGGCTCGACGAGAACCTGCGCTTCGAGGTCCTGCCGCGCGAGCGCCTGGACGTCGCCTTCGCCTACCCGCACGACGGCGAGGCGGACGGTGTCGTGGGCGGCGACTTCTCGGCGGCCGTACGGCGCTGTGTCGGCGTCGCCAAGTGCCGGGTGGAGGGGCCGAGTTCGGGCGCCGGGGTGATGTGCCCCTCGTTCCGCGCGACCGGCGACGAACAGCACTCCACGCGCGGACGCGCCCGCCTGCTGCACGAGATGCTCGCCGGTGAGATCGTCACCGACGGCTGGCGTTCGACAGAGGTCAAGGACGCGCTCGACCTCTGTCTGTCCTGCAAGGGCTGCCGCAGCGACTGTCCGGTGGGCGTCGACATGGCCACGTACAAGGCCGAGTTCCTGCACCACCACTACGAGGGCAGGCGGCGGCCCGCCGCGCACTACGCGATGGGGCGGCTGCCGCGCTGGCTCCGGGCCGCCGCGCCGTTCGCGGGTGTGCTGAACGCGGGGGTACGGGTGCCGGGTGTGGCCGCGCTGGCCAAGCGCGCGGGCGGGATCGCGCCGGAGCGCTCGATCCCGAAACTGGCGCCGCTGACGTTCACCCGGTGGCTTCGGCGGCAGCGGCGCGACCCGGCGGGCGACCCGGCGGTGGTGCTGTGGCCGGACACCTTCACGGAGCATCTGTCGCCGTCGGTGGGGCAGGCGGCCGTACGGGTCCTGGACGCGGCCGGTGTCACGCACACGCTGCCGCCCGGCAAGGTCTGCTGCGGTCTCACGTACGTCTCCACCGGGCAACTCGACGAGGCCCGCGCCGTCATGCGCCGCACTCTGGACCGGATGGAACCGCTGCTCGACCGGGCGCTGCCGGTGGTCGTGCTGGAACCGAGCTGCGCCGCCGCGCTCAGGACGGACCTGCCGGAACTGCTCGCGGACGACCCGCGCGCCGCCCGACTCGCCGCGTCCGTAAGGACTTTCGCCCAGACACTGGAGGAGTCCGCGCCCAACTGGCAGCCGCCACGCGTCGACCGCCCGGTCGCGGGCCAGACCCACTGCCACCAGCACGCGGTCCTCGGCGACGCGGCGGAACGGCGCCTGCGCGAACGGGCGGGCCTCACGGGTGAGTTGAGCGGCGGCTGCTGCGGCCTGGCGGGCAACTTCGGCTTCGAGAAGGGCCACTACGACGTCTCGGTGGCCTGCGCGGAGGACCAGCTGCTGCCGGCGGTCCGCGCGGCGTCCGAGAGAACGGAACTCCTGGCGGACGGCTACTCGTGCCGTACCCAACTGGACCAACTGTCCGACGGCGGAGCGAGGCACCTGGCGGAGGTCCTGGCCGAGGCGCTGGGGGAGGGGGCGGGTACGGAGGACGGCCAGGGCGATCGGCCTGGCGCGGGCCGCTGACGGATGCGCTCCCGAGTGCGCCGGGTCTGCGCGGTCGGTGCCACGGGAGTTGGACGTGGATCTCCCGGGATCGCTTGCTCCGCCGTTCGGATGTGTAGCACTCTGTAGTTGATCGACTACCTTCGGGAAGGAACGTGTCATGGGGGATCACCGCAAGCCCGAGCCCGACCTTTCGCAGGGCAAGCCGCCGCCCGGCAACGGCGACAGCGAGGTGCCCAAACCTCCGCCGCCCTCCGGCAACCGCCGCAAGTAGCCGCCGTGTTCGAGGAGCGGCGGATCGCGCTCGCCGAGGCGATGGCGGAGCGGGACGGCTGGCCCGCGGACTCGCCATGGGTGCGGGCGGCGGTCGACGCCGTTCCCCGGCACTCCTTCGCACCGGACACGCTGTGGCGCTGGGACGGCGACAGCTACGTCGCGGTGAGCCGCGCGACGGAGCCCGAGCAGTGGGCGGCCGAGGTCTACGGCGGCCCGGGTGATCCCGCCGTCACACAGGTGGGAGACGGACGCGCCACGTCCAGCCTGTCCTGTCAGTCCGTCGTGGTGGACATGCTCGACTCCCTGATGCCGGAGCCCGGCCACCGGGTCCTGGAGCTCGGTACCGGCACCGGCTGGAACGCCGCGCTGCTCGCCCGTCGCGCCGGGCCGGGGCAGGTGACCAGCGTGGAGGCCGACCCCGGCCTCGCGGCGACGGCGCGTGCCCGGCTGGAGGCCGCGGGGGCGGGTGTCACCGTGGTCACCGGGGACGGGGGGCTCGGTCACGCGCCGGGTGGCCCGTACGACCGGGTCGAGTCGACGTACGCCGTGGAGACCGTCCCGTGGGAGTGGGTGGCCCAGACCCGGCCCGGTGGACGGATCGTCACCCCGTGGGGCCGTATGGGGCATGTCACCCTCACCGTCGCGGCCGACGGGCTCTCCGCCACGGGCTGGGTCCAGGGGCTCGCCCTGTTCATGCCCGCCCGTGGCGCTCCGGCCCGCCTCGGCTGGCCGGAGGTTCGCGGCCACGACCCCGCCGAGGACGAGGGCACCCACACCCTCGACCTGACGCGACTGGCCGACCCGCACCTGTTGTTCGCGCTGCGGGTGCTCCTGCCGGACGTGGAGATCGTCCTCGGGGACCGGGACGGACCGGTGGCCTGGGTGCACGACGGCCGTTCCTCCTGGGCGACCCTGACCGCGTCCGCGTCCGGACCGGGCGCCGCCTTCCAGGGTGGGCCACGGCGCCTTCTCGAGGAGATCGGGACGGCCGTCGCCCGTTGGGAGCACCACGACCGGCCGGATCTCTACGACTTCGGCATGACGCGCACCCCGGACAGCCAGTACGTGTGGAGCCACGACAGCGAGACCGGGCCCCGGTGGGCGGCGGTCGCGGGGCTTGGTCAGCCGGTCGGTTGAGGGGTGATCCGGTGGGGCGGAATGCGCGCAGTCGCCGGTCGGTGAAGGCGGTCAGCCACTCGAAGATCTCGTTGACGTCGGCGCCCTCGATCTCGTAGCCGCGCAGGACCGCCATGAACGCGTCGAGCAGCAGTTGCCCAGCGGTGGCCGGCGGATCGTCCGGGCCGGACGGTTCGGCGCCGATCGTCGCGGCGTACCGGCCGGGGTGTTCCAGGACGAAGGCGCGGTATGCGCGCGGGCGCCAGAGCGGCACGCTGCCGAACGTCGCCGCGCCGAGCAGCCGCAGCATGCCGCGTCGACGGTGGAATCCCCTTCGCGCAGAGCCGGTGGATCCAGGCACAGTGGCCTTGAGGCCCGGGGGGCCGGTCATCGCATTTCGCGGTGCAGTATGTTGCATGTGATAGTTCATTGAATTGACCTGATGGGTCTGGCTGAATCGGAGGAGGATCCCGGTGGAGGAGTCGCGTACCGCGGCCGCAGGCGCCGTCGTGGCGGTACCCGAGGCCGTGGGGGTGGCCGCCGGGCCGCCGGCGGAGAAGGGGCGGCGCACGCTCGGGCCCGTCGCGCTCGTCGTCGGGGGCATGCTCTCCGTGCAGTTCGGCGCCGCCATCGCCGTGCTGCTGATGCCGCGGGCCGGCGCGGTCGGTGTGGTGACGCTGCGGCTCCTGCTCGCCGCGATCGTGCTGCTCGTGGTCTGCCGGCCCAGGGTCCGCGGTCACTCCCGCGCAGACTGGGGCACGGTGCTCGTCTTCGGCGCCGTACTGGCCGCCATGAACCTCCTCTTCTACCAGGCCGCCGACCGCATCCCGCTGGGCGCAGCCGTGACCTTGGAGGTCCTCGGGCCGCTGACCCTCTCCGTCATCGCCTCCCGCAGGCTCGGGAACCTCCTGTGGGCCGGCCTCGCGCTCGGCGGTGTGGTGCTGCTCAGCGGCGGCGGGTTCGACCGGCTCGACCCGGTGGGCGCGGCGTTCGCGCTGGCGGCGGGCGCGATGTGGGCGGCGTACATCGTCTTCAGTGCCCGGACCGGGCAGCGCTTCCCGCAGGCCGACGGGCTCGCGCTGGCCATGGCCTTCGGCGCCGTCCTCACCCTGCCGCTCGGCATCGTCGACGCCGGCTCGAAGCTGCTGGTGCCTTCCACGATCGGGCTCGGGCTCGCGGTGGCGCTGATGTCGTCCGTCCTGCCGTACACCCTGGAACTGCTGGCGCTGCGGCGGCTGCCCGCGTCGACGTTCGCGATCCTGATGAGCGGCGAGCCGGCCCTCGCCGCCATGGCCGGCTTCCTCGTGCTGCATCAGGACCTCTCCCTCACCGACGCGCTGGCGATCGCGCTGGTCATCATGGCGAGCATGGGCGCCGTCCAGGCGCACGCGGGCAAACGCAGGGCGCGACGCGAGGAGTTGGCCACCGAGGAGCCCGCACCGGGGGAGCCCGCACCGGACGCCCTGCGGACGGGCGGGGAAAGGACCGGCCGGTAAAGCAAGCACGCTTGCTTGTTTCTCCGGGCGCTGCCATGCTCCGGGGCACGCACCACGCCGTGTCCCGAGAGCCGATGGGAGTGCGTCCCGTGTCCGACCCTGCCGCGCCAGTCCTCGACGATCTGCGCAGCGAGAGTGAGGAAGTCGATCGGCTCGTGGCCGAGTTGGACGACGGGAGCTGGTCGCTCCCGACCCCGGCGGCCGGCTGGACCGTCGCCCACCAGATCGCTCATCTGGCCTGGACCGACACCGCGTCGCTGCTCGCCGTGACCGACGAGGCCGCCTTCGCCGACATGGCCGCGAAGGCGCTCGCCGCCCCCGACTCCTTCGTGGACGAGGGCGCCGAGGCCGGGGCCGCACTGCCGCCGGACCAACTCCTCGCCCACTGGCGCGAGGGCCGCGAACGGCTCCACCGCGCGCTGCGCTCCGCACCGCCCGGCGCGCGTTTCCCCTGGTACGGGCCGCCGATGAGCGCGCCGTCGATGGCGACCGCGCGCCTGATGGAGACCTGGGCGCACGGCCAGGACATCGCGGACGCGCTCGGCGTACGGCGCGAGCCGACCGCGCGGCTGCGTCATGTGGCGTGGATCGGCGTACGGGCCCGCGACTACGCCTACCTCGTCCGCGGCGAACAGCCGCCCGCCGCCCCCTTCCGCGTCGAACTCACCGGACCCGAAGGCCAGTTGTGGACCTACGGCCCCGAGGACGCCGACCAGCGCGTCACCGGGCCCGCCCTGGACTTCTGCCTGCTCGTGACACAGCGCGCCCACCGCGCCGACCTGGACGTACGGGCCGAGGGTCCGGACGCCGGCCGATGGCTGGACATCGCGCAGGCGTTCGCGGGCCCGGCCGGTCCCGGCCGCCCGCCGAAGGGGGCCTGAGCGTGCCGGACACCTCTGCCCCCACCCGCGACGTCCTGCGCATCGGGAACGCGTCCGGCTTCTACGGCGACCGCTTCGACGCGCTGCGCTCCATGCTCACCGGCGGCCCGCTCGACGTGATCACCGGTGACTACCTCGCCGAGCTGACCATGCTCATCCTCGGCCGCGACCGGCTGAAGAACCCGGCGTCCGGCTATGCCAGAACATTCCTGCGGCAGTTGGAGGA
This window of the Streptomyces niveus genome carries:
- a CDS encoding FAD-binding and (Fe-S)-binding domain-containing protein, whose product is MAEHRERHRNRESATRTAPARAETPAATTALARDLAGAVRGEVDFGAAARALVTMDASNYRRVPVGVVAPRDAADVAAALDVCRTHGVPVVPRGGGTSIAGNATGIGVVLDLTRHLRSIVSVDTEARTAVVQPGVVLDRLRDTVAPHGLTFGPDPSTHSRCTLGGMIGNNSCGSHSVAWGTTADNVHELTVTTYGGASLRLGRGWDGAPTGLRPLVESNLALLRTGYPTGLPRRISGYAIDALLPENGTDLARAFCGSEGTLGVVTEAVVRLVDSPPARVLAVLGYPDESAAAEAAAGLLPYHPLTVEGMADDLVPGPHDLPRGGAWLFVETGGATVAEARSHAERIMRAADALDGTVVDDPAGVRALWRVREDASGTATRSADGGEAWPGWEDCAVPPDRLGAYLRDFRALLAEHGLRGTPYGHFGDGCIHVRIDFDLLSTDGVRRFRRFSEDVAGLVVAHGGSLSGEHGDGLARSELLPKMYGDELTGLFGQFKDVWDPAGGLNPGSIARPARLDENLRFEVLPRERLDVAFAYPHDGEADGVVGGDFSAAVRRCVGVAKCRVEGPSSGAGVMCPSFRATGDEQHSTRGRARLLHEMLAGEIVTDGWRSTEVKDALDLCLSCKGCRSDCPVGVDMATYKAEFLHHHYEGRRRPAAHYAMGRLPRWLRAAAPFAGVLNAGVRVPGVAALAKRAGGIAPERSIPKLAPLTFTRWLRRQRRDPAGDPAVVLWPDTFTEHLSPSVGQAAVRVLDAAGVTHTLPPGKVCCGLTYVSTGQLDEARAVMRRTLDRMEPLLDRALPVVVLEPSCAAALRTDLPELLADDPRAARLAASVRTFAQTLEESAPNWQPPRVDRPVAGQTHCHQHAVLGDAAERRLRERAGLTGELSGGCCGLAGNFGFEKGHYDVSVACAEDQLLPAVRAASERTELLADGYSCRTQLDQLSDGGARHLAEVLAEALGEGAGTEDGQGDRPGAGR
- a CDS encoding methyltransferase domain-containing protein yields the protein MFEERRIALAEAMAERDGWPADSPWVRAAVDAVPRHSFAPDTLWRWDGDSYVAVSRATEPEQWAAEVYGGPGDPAVTQVGDGRATSSLSCQSVVVDMLDSLMPEPGHRVLELGTGTGWNAALLARRAGPGQVTSVEADPGLAATARARLEAAGAGVTVVTGDGGLGHAPGGPYDRVESTYAVETVPWEWVAQTRPGGRIVTPWGRMGHVTLTVAADGLSATGWVQGLALFMPARGAPARLGWPEVRGHDPAEDEGTHTLDLTRLADPHLLFALRVLLPDVEIVLGDRDGPVAWVHDGRSSWATLTASASGPGAAFQGGPRRLLEEIGTAVARWEHHDRPDLYDFGMTRTPDSQYVWSHDSETGPRWAAVAGLGQPVG
- a CDS encoding TIGR03084 family metal-binding protein — its product is MSDPAAPVLDDLRSESEEVDRLVAELDDGSWSLPTPAAGWTVAHQIAHLAWTDTASLLAVTDEAAFADMAAKALAAPDSFVDEGAEAGAALPPDQLLAHWREGRERLHRALRSAPPGARFPWYGPPMSAPSMATARLMETWAHGQDIADALGVRREPTARLRHVAWIGVRARDYAYLVRGEQPPAAPFRVELTGPEGQLWTYGPEDADQRVTGPALDFCLLVTQRAHRADLDVRAEGPDAGRWLDIAQAFAGPAGPGRPPKGA
- a CDS encoding EamA family transporter, translating into MEESRTAAAGAVVAVPEAVGVAAGPPAEKGRRTLGPVALVVGGMLSVQFGAAIAVLLMPRAGAVGVVTLRLLLAAIVLLVVCRPRVRGHSRADWGTVLVFGAVLAAMNLLFYQAADRIPLGAAVTLEVLGPLTLSVIASRRLGNLLWAGLALGGVVLLSGGGFDRLDPVGAAFALAAGAMWAAYIVFSARTGQRFPQADGLALAMAFGAVLTLPLGIVDAGSKLLVPSTIGLGLAVALMSSVLPYTLELLALRRLPASTFAILMSGEPALAAMAGFLVLHQDLSLTDALAIALVIMASMGAVQAHAGKRRARREELATEEPAPGEPAPDALRTGGERTGR